One window of the Eucalyptus grandis isolate ANBG69807.140 chromosome 8, ASM1654582v1, whole genome shotgun sequence genome contains the following:
- the LOC104414369 gene encoding pentatricopeptide repeat-containing protein At2g13600, protein MWRTTSVGRAWRFVGWKNLKKKHSFSTFRRTTTSRPDIVAANILITQHARGGQLDVARRLFDEMSERTVVSWNTIIAGYSQWGRYGEALSLVSSMQRGGVKLNETTLSTVLSVCANSRASYDGRQIHCLVSKSGFEDFEYVGSALMNFYANCLEIEEAKRVFKDFRGSNDLLWSVMLAGYVHCDLMDDAFALFMEMPERGIVAWTTLISGFAKRVDGCEKALELFRWLRKTNEAAPNEFTFDCVLRTCGRLKAQSVGRVVHGLVVKSGYECDQSVGSAIIEFYCESEAIDEARKVYGKMLQPSLNASNSLIGGLMLAGRIEDAELIFRGLTINPISCNLMIKGYAMNDRVADSKSLFEKMPMKTLISINTMISVYCRTGEIEKALELFEDVKGERNSVTWNSMISGYIQNSMHEEAFKLYETMRRLAIHRTRSTFSALLHACSSLGSLQLGRQLQAQLLKASFESNVYVGTSLIDMYSRCGCIDDARISFASIFSPNVAAWTALINGYAHHRLGSEAILLFEQMLQKKVNPNAATFVGILAACGHSGLVDKGMNFFHMMKDYGLKPNLEHYACVVDLLGRSGYLKEAEEFIKEMPIEADGVIWGALLSSCWFSGDVEMGERAAEKMFSVDPKTVSAYVILSNIYALSGRWKEKRKVRKHLRGLEVKKDPGRSWIELNSKVHVFSVEDRIHPQCNVIYSTLEQITANVNSFVNLGFA, encoded by the coding sequence ATGTGGAGGACGACGTCTGTCGGACGAGCGTGGCGTTTTGTCGGATGGaagaacttgaagaagaagcaCTCATTCTCGACGTTCCGTCGGACAACGACGAGCCGCCCGGACATCGTCGCTGCCAACATCTTGATCACGCAGCACGCGAGGGGTGGCCAGCTGGACGTCGCGCGACGCCTGTTCGACGAAATGTCTGAAAGAACCGTCGTCTCTTGGAACACCATTATCGCTGGTTATTCCCAGTGGGGAAGGTACGGGGAAGCTCTTAGCCTTGTCTCGAGCATGCAACGCGGCGGTGTGAAGCTCAACGAGACCACTCTTTCTACAGTACTGAGCGTGTGCGCGAATTCCCGTGCATCGTACGATGGGAGGCAAATCCATTGCCTTGTTTCGAAATCGGGTTTTGAGGATTTCGAGTATGTAGGGAGTGCTTTGATGAATTTCTATGCTAATTGCCTTGAGATCGAAGAGGCAAAGCGGGTTTTCAAGGATTTTCGTGGTAGTAATGACTTGTTATGGAGTGTAATGCTTGCGGGCTATGTGCATTGTGATCTTATGGACGATGCTTTTGCTCTTTTCATGGAGATGCCTGAAAGAGGCATTGTTGCGTGGACAACGTTGATTTCTGGATTTGCAAAGCGGGTCGATGGCTGTGAGAAGGCTCTTGAGTTGTTTCGGTGGCTGAGAAAGACTAATGAGGCGGCACCTAATGAGTTTACTTTCGATTGTGTTTTGAGGACCTGTGGTAGACTCAAGGCTCAGAGTGTAGGGAGAGTTGTACATGGTCTTGTGGTAAAATCAGGGTATGAGTGTGATCAATCTGTTGGCAGTGCAATTATTGAATTTTACTGTGAAAGTGAAGCGATCGATGAAGCAAGGAAGGTTTATGGAAAGATGTTGCAACCAAGTTTAAACGCTTCAAACTCTCTAATTGGGGGACTTATGCTGGCGGGTAGAATTGAAGATGCTGAGCTGATATTCCGTGGGTTAACTATTAATCCAATTTCATGTAACTTAATGATTAAAGGGTATGCTATGAATGATCGAGTTGCAGATTCAAAAAGCTTATTTGAGAAGATGCCTATGAAGACATTAATATCTATAAATACCATGATTTCAGTGTATTGCAGGACCGGTGAAATTGAGAAGGCATTGGAGCTTTTTGAAGATGTAAAGGGGGAAAGAAACTCTGTCACATGGAACTCAATGATATCTGGTTATATTCAGAATAGTATGCATGAAGAAGCATTCAAATTATACGAGACCATGAGGAGATTAGCCATACATAGAACCAGATCAACTTTCTCAGCTTTACTGCATGCTTGTTCATCTCTTGGATCTCTTCAACTAGGTCGACAACTTCAAGCACAGTTGCTGAAAGCATCATTTGAGTCAAACGTTTATGTTGGAACATCACTTATTGACATGTATTCCAGATGTGGATGCATTGATGATGCTCGAATATCATTTGCCAGCATATTTTCACCCAATGTCGCTGCTTGGACTGCTCTTATCAATGGATATGCACATCATAGGCTTGGCTCTGAAGCAATCCTTCTCTTTGAGCAGATGTTGCAGAAAAAGGTGAACCCTAACGCAGCTACTTTTGTTGGAATTTTAGCCGCTTGTGGCCATTCTGGTCTGGTTGACAAGGGAATGAATTTTTTCCACATGATGAAAGACTATGGATTAAAACCCAACCTGGAGCATTATGCATGTGTTGTGGATCTTCTTGGTCGATCAGGTTATCTGAAGGAAGCAGAAGAGTTTATAAAAGAGATGCCGATTGAAGCTGATGGGGTCATTTGGGGAGCCCTGCTTAGTTCATGTTGGTTCTCTGGAGATGTGGAAATGGGTGAGAGGGCAGCTGAGAAGATGTTTAGTGTAGATCCTAAAACAGTATCTGCTTATGTTATTCTTTCCAACATTTATGCATTGTCAGGAAGAtggaaggagaagaggaaggtGAGGAAGCACTTAAGAGGTTTGGAAGTTAAAAAAGATCCTGGGCGAAGCTGGATTGAACTCAATAGCAAAGTTCATGTATTCTCTGTGGAAGATAGAATACACCCACAATGTAACGTGATTTATTCTACATTGGAACAGATAACAGCAAATGTCAACTCGTTTGTGAATCTTGGTTTTGCTTAA
- the LOC104417145 gene encoding probable LRR receptor-like serine/threonine-protein kinase At3g47570, with product MTDKLALLAFKAAMTEDPYGVLSSWNDTTDHCQWSGVTCSRLYGSVTRLDLNDQKLSGSISPHIGNLSFMSVPMLGNNSLHHEIPQEVGQLHRLSSLELYLNTLEGEIPRNLSGCARLALLALTYNQLVGGIPIECGSLVKLQIFDLAINHLTGTIPSSIGNMSSLEILSISFNELGGKIPQALGKLTKLEWLDLGENRFLGTVPPSIFNLSSVVRFNIGMNQLGGNLPANIGFTLPNIKLFVVGGNQITGVIPCSMSNATALQVLQVNGNKLLGSMPALDHLKKLHLLDVGYNYLGRGGYDDLSFVCSLTNITSSELFLAASSNSFSGTLPECIGNFSTYFYELWLQENLLFGMIPKIIGNLVTMQRLLLDHNRFSGMVPSVLGNLHNMVELDLSNNKFSGAIPSSLGNLVNLARLYLNHNNFHGYIPSSLSECRSLVELDLSSNNLNGTIPLEFIGLASLSILLNLSQNHLTGVLPKEVGKLNLLAQLDVSRNMLEGDMPASLGSCVGLEVLKMQENSFQGSIPSSISMLRNAKELDLSHNNLSGQIPEFFKALHFLEILNLSCNNFEGTLPTKGIFTNVSAIFVSGNDKLCADMPKFHLPKCSPKNSGKKLIPKWKLAISIFFGVLGIALVLALMYFGWLKKKKKRTEPASSSKDDSSLNLSYGILLKATNGFSSSNLIGVGGFGSVYKGVLDENGTVIAVKVLNLMLHGTMKSFVTECEALRNVRHRNLLKVLTVCSGIDYGGNEFKALVYEFMVNGSLEGWLHPSQSLATVDGNAQKLSLIQRINISIDVASALDYLHNHLQSPIIHCDLKPSNVLLDAEMVGHGVDFGLAKVVLESTDDSKAKMSSAGLRGTVGYAPPEYGMECVVSREGDVYSYGILLLEMFTGVSPTNEMFRENLNLNKFVKEALPEQLLEITDPLLLQEMESHIGTARGDAACECLEMVYTIGVACSVEARRERMNITKVAAQLHFIRDKLRAAGLQG from the exons ATGACAGACAAGCTCGCATTGCTTGCATTCAAGGCCGCAATGACCGAGGACCCTTATGGGGTGCTGAGTTCATGGAATGATACAACCGACCACTGTCAGTGGTCCGGAGTCACGTGCAGTCGCCTATACGGTAGCGTCACGAGACTAGACCTAAATGACCAGAAGCTTTCAGGATCCATCTCCCCTCACATTGGAAATTTGAGCTTCATGAGTGTCCCGATGCTCGGCAACAATAGTCTCCATCACGAAATCCCACAAGAAGTTGGCCAATTGCACAGGTTAAGTAGCTTAGAATTATACCTCAACACATTGGAAGGGGAAATCCCTAGAAACCTGTCGGGTTGTGCTCGTCTTGCATTACTTGCCCTAACTTACAACCAGCTGGTTGGAGGAATTCCCATCGAGTGTGGCTCCTTAGTGAAGCTTCAAATTTTTGATCTAGCTATCAACCATCTAACAGGAACTATTCCTTCATCCATCGGAAACATGTCATCGTTAGAGATTCTCAGTATCAGTTTTAATGAGTTAGGTGGGAAGATACCCCAAGCTCTAGGAAAACTAACAAAACTTGAATGGCTTGATTTAGGAGAAAATAGGTTTTTAGGCACAGTTCCTCCATCTATATTCAATCTTTCTTCTGTGGTGCGGTTCAACATCGGTATGAACCAACTAGGAGGGAATCTTCCTGCCAATATAGGCTTCACTCTTCCAAACATCAAGCTTTTCGTAGTAGGTGGTAACCAAATCACTGGAGTGATTCCTTGTTCAATGTCTAATGCAACAGCTTTACAGGTGTTGCAAGTCAATGGGAACAAACTCTTAGGGAGCATGCCTGCTTTGGACCACTTAAAGAAGCTCCACTTGTTGGACGTCGGTTATAATTATCTGGGAAGAGGAGGATATGATGATTTGAGCTTCGTTTGTTCGTTGACTAACATTACCAGTAGTGAACTGTTCTTGGCTGCAAGCAGCAACAGTTTTAGCGGGACATTGCCCGAGTGCATAGGTAATTTCTCCACATATTTCTACGAATTGTGGCTGCAGGAGAATCTATTGTTTGGCatgattcctaaaataattgGAAATCTCGTCACCATGCAAAGGTTGTTGTTGGACCACAACAGGTTTTCAGGTATGGTCCCCTCGGTTTTGGGAAATCTTCATAACATGGTGGAACTAGATTTATCGAATAACAAATTTTCCGGAGCAATTCCTTCTTCATTAGGAAACCTAGTAAATCTTGCACGACTCTATCTCAATCATAATAACTTTCATGGCTACATTCCTTCAAGTCTATCAGAGTGCCGAAGTTTGGTGGAGCTTGATCTTTCTAGTAACAACTTAAATGGAACTATACCTTTAGAGTTCATTGGTCTCGCATCACTGTCTATACTTCTAAACTTGTCTCAGAACCATCTCACTGGTGTCCTACCTAAGGAAGTCGGGAAATTGAATCTTTTGGCTCAATTGGATGTCTCTCGAAACATGTTAGAAGGTGACATGCCGGCCAGCCTTGGTAGTTGTGTTGGATTGGAAGTGCTCAAAATGCAAGAGAACTCTTTCCAAGGCTCCATTCCTTCATCTATTAGTATGTTGAGGAATGCCAAGGAGCTAGATCTTTCACACAACAATTTATCTGGTCAAATTCCAGAGTTTTTCAAGGCACTTCACTTCTTGGAGATTCTAAATTTGTCGTGTAATAACTTTGAAGGCACATTACCGACTAAGGGAATCTTTACTAATGTTAGCGCTATTTTTGTCTCCGGAAATGACAAGCTTTGTGCAGATATGCCTAAATTTCATCTCCCGAAATGCAGCCCTAAAAACTCAGGCAAAAAACTAATCCCTAAGTGGAAGCTCGCCATCTCGATTTTCTTCGGGGTTCTTGGAATAGCTCTTGTTCTTGCTCTTATGTACTTTggttggttgaagaagaagaagaaaagaacagagcCAGCTTCAagttccaaagatgattcatcATTGAATCTATCTTATGGAATCCTTCTTAAAGCAACCAACGGGTTTTCTTCAAGTAACTTGATTGGGGTCGGCGGTTTTGGCTCTGTTTACAAGGGAGTCCTTGATGAGAATGGAACTGTCATTGCTGTGAAGGTACTTAATTTGATGCTTCACGGTACTATGAAGAGTTTCGTAACTGAGTGCGAGGCTTTAAGGAATGTTCGACACCGTAATCTTTTGAAAGTCTTAACAGTATGCTCGGGCATTGATTATGGGGGAAATGAGTTTAAGGCCTTGGTTTATGAGTTCATGGTCAATGGCAGCCTAGAAGGTTGGCTACATCCAAGCCAATCATTAGCTACTGTAGATGGGAATGCGCAGAAATTGAGTCTCATCCAGAGGATAAATATTTCCATTGATGTTGCTTCAGCATTAGATTATCTCCATAACCACCTGCAAAGCCCTATTATTCATTGTGATTTGAAGCCAAGCAATGTCCTGCTAGATGCAGAAATGGTTGGACATGGTGTAGACTTTGGTTTGGCGAAGGTCGTACTTGAATCCACCGATGACAGTAAAGCGAAAATGAGCTCTGCTGGTCTAAGAGGAACTGTCGGCTATGCTCCTCCAG AATATGGAATGGAATGTGTGGTTTCAAGAGAAGGCGATGTTTATAGTTATGGCATTCTCTTGCTTGAGATGTTCACGGGTGTGAGTCCGACAAACGAAATGTTCAGAGAAAATCTTAACCTTAATAAGTTTGTCAAGGAAGCCTTACCTGAACAACTCCTAGAGATTACCGATCCTCTTCTGCTTCAAGAAATGGAGAGCCATATAGGCACTGCCAGAGGTGATGCAGCTTGCGAATGTCTGGAGATGGTCTATACAATCGGGGTTGCCTGCTCAGTTGAAGCACGCAGAGAGCGGATGAACATCACGAAAGTTGCAGCTCAGCTGCACTTTATCAGGGACAAACTTCGTGCAGCTGGTTTACAAGGATAG